Proteins encoded within one genomic window of Thalassospira sp. TSL5-1:
- a CDS encoding Lrp/AsnC family transcriptional regulator, which yields MLKLDRIFIRILQILQTNGRISNLELSEAVNLSPSPCLERVRKLEESGLISQYIADIDLDKIGPNLHVMAEVTLGSHLVEDFKQFEAAIAEVDEVISCFKIAGPFDYTLDMICKDIPHFNSIKEKLTHASIGIETFRGHIVMERTKGFTGYPLESLTAPSPLRSTLTDG from the coding sequence ATGTTGAAACTTGACCGAATTTTCATTCGCATCCTGCAAATTTTGCAAACCAACGGCCGGATATCGAACCTCGAATTATCCGAGGCCGTCAATCTGTCGCCTTCTCCCTGCCTGGAACGGGTGCGCAAACTGGAAGAAAGCGGCCTGATTTCGCAATATATTGCCGATATCGACCTCGATAAAATCGGACCCAACCTGCATGTAATGGCCGAAGTCACCCTTGGCAGCCACCTGGTCGAGGATTTCAAACAGTTTGAAGCCGCCATCGCCGAAGTCGATGAAGTAATTTCATGTTTTAAAATTGCCGGCCCGTTTGACTATACGCTTGATATGATTTGCAAGGATATCCCGCATTTCAACAGTATCAAAGAAAAGCTGACACATGCGAGCATCGGGATCGAAACCTTTCGCGGCCATATCGTGATGGAACGTACCAAGGGCTTTACCGGTTATCCACTTGAAAGCCTGACAGCCCCTTCCCCGCTCCGCAGCACACTGACAGACGGGTAG
- a CDS encoding response regulator has protein sequence MSDTAHILVVDDHRDIRDLIGRYLRQHGYRVSLAADGREMRKLLADEIMPDLVVLDVMMPGEDGLSLCRWLRESQDIPVIMLTALGEETDRIVGLEMGADDYLAKPFNPRELLARIKAVLRRAQSLPTGRKRPLAGGEVVFDRWILDRNRHELRNDEDMVMPLSAGEFALLNAFVEHPRMVLTRDQLLDITKGREAAPFDRSIDNQVSRLRKKIEPDPKNPVIIKTVWGGGYMLTVDAVSQ, from the coding sequence ATGTCGGACACGGCACATATATTGGTTGTCGATGATCATCGTGATATCCGCGATCTGATTGGTCGTTATTTGCGCCAGCATGGTTACCGCGTCAGCCTGGCTGCGGATGGGCGCGAAATGCGTAAATTACTGGCTGATGAGATCATGCCGGATCTGGTGGTGCTTGATGTGATGATGCCGGGCGAAGACGGGCTGAGTTTGTGTCGCTGGCTGCGCGAAAGCCAGGATATTCCCGTGATCATGTTGACCGCCCTTGGCGAGGAAACCGACCGTATCGTCGGCCTTGAAATGGGCGCGGATGATTATTTGGCAAAGCCGTTTAATCCGCGCGAGCTTCTGGCGCGCATCAAGGCGGTGTTGCGCCGGGCACAGAGCTTGCCGACCGGGCGCAAACGCCCGCTTGCGGGAGGAGAGGTGGTTTTTGATCGCTGGATCCTGGACCGTAACCGCCATGAATTGCGCAATGACGAAGATATGGTCATGCCGCTCAGTGCAGGGGAATTTGCCCTGTTAAATGCGTTTGTTGAACATCCACGCATGGTGTTAACCCGTGATCAGTTGCTTGATATTACCAAGGGGCGCGAAGCCGCTCCCTTTGATCGCAGTATTGACAATCAGGTCAGTCGCTTGCGCAAAAAGATTGAACCGGACCCGAAAAACCCCGTCATCATCAAAACCGTTTGGGGTGGGGGCTATATGTTAACCGTGGATGCGGTTTCGCAATGA
- the asnB gene encoding asparagine synthase (glutamine-hydrolyzing), producing MCGITGLWTPKQTGQRDNTAIVTAMNAALLHRGPDGGDIWVDDVTGIALGQRRLAIIDLSDAGKQPMPSADGRYVMVYNGEIYNAEDLRAKLARHNIAWRGHSDSEVILEAFAHWGVTETLKLLIGMFAIVLWDKERRRMVMVRDRLGIKPLYWTHHEGCFAFASELKALVVGGVCPREVDSGALDNYLRFGYVPSGQSIYRKTRQVRPGHMIEIDAEGQIRDSSYWSMEDVVLNGRNNRWAGDDASAIDALEDLLRDAVERRMVADVPLGAFLSGGIDSSTIVALMQSVASKPVKTYSIGFEDEAFNEAAFAGAVAKHLGTDHTELYVTAQDALNVVPKLADMYDEPFFDSSGIPTALMSSLTRKDVTVALSGDGGDETFGGYNRYLWSNNLARTSKMIPFGASHIASALTLLSPRQWDRVCSVLPVGGKTGTIGDKIHKVAPLLAIRDDIDRYIALLELWDPETLRPYGRGDEKAAVFHVPGEKFSRNRNLDYISAMQVMDTMMYMVDDVLTKVDRASMAASLEVRVPLMDHRVIEFGWRLPAHLKIHDGTGKIALRRILQKYVPDELINRPKTGFGVPLAEWLRGPLRDWAQDLLARTALYEDFGLDRTIIETAMKDHQAGRTNNAHKLWSVLMLSAWQQRWLS from the coding sequence ATGTGCGGCATTACCGGACTATGGACACCAAAACAGACCGGCCAGCGCGATAATACCGCGATTGTAACGGCGATGAATGCAGCCTTGCTGCATCGCGGCCCTGATGGCGGTGATATTTGGGTGGATGATGTCACCGGCATTGCCCTGGGCCAGCGCCGCCTTGCCATTATTGATTTAAGCGATGCCGGTAAACAGCCCATGCCATCGGCGGATGGCAGATACGTAATGGTCTATAACGGCGAAATTTATAATGCCGAAGACCTGCGAGCCAAGCTGGCGCGCCATAACATTGCCTGGCGTGGTCATTCCGATAGTGAAGTGATTCTTGAGGCCTTTGCCCATTGGGGTGTTACCGAAACCCTGAAGCTGCTGATTGGCATGTTTGCCATTGTTTTGTGGGACAAAGAACGTCGCCGCATGGTGATGGTGCGTGACCGTCTGGGCATCAAGCCGCTTTACTGGACCCATCATGAAGGGTGTTTTGCCTTTGCATCCGAATTAAAGGCCCTGGTGGTGGGCGGGGTTTGCCCGCGCGAGGTGGATAGTGGCGCGCTGGATAATTATTTGCGCTTTGGTTACGTGCCGTCGGGGCAGTCGATTTATCGCAAAACCCGTCAGGTGCGCCCCGGTCATATGATCGAAATTGATGCCGAAGGCCAAATTCGCGATTCCAGTTACTGGTCGATGGAAGATGTGGTTTTAAATGGCCGCAACAATCGATGGGCGGGCGATGATGCCAGTGCGATTGACGCACTGGAAGATTTGCTGCGCGATGCGGTGGAACGGCGCATGGTCGCCGATGTGCCGTTGGGTGCGTTTTTGTCGGGCGGGATTGATTCTTCGACCATTGTCGCCCTGATGCAATCGGTCGCGTCAAAACCGGTTAAAACCTATTCCATTGGTTTTGAAGACGAGGCCTTTAACGAGGCCGCCTTTGCCGGCGCTGTGGCAAAACATTTGGGAACCGACCATACCGAGCTTTATGTTACGGCGCAGGATGCCCTGAACGTCGTGCCCAAACTGGCAGACATGTATGACGAGCCGTTTTTTGACAGTTCGGGTATTCCAACAGCCTTGATGTCGTCGCTGACCCGCAAGGATGTGACGGTTGCCCTGTCCGGGGATGGGGGCGATGAAACTTTTGGCGGCTATAATCGCTATTTGTGGTCCAATAATCTGGCGCGAACCAGCAAAATGATCCCGTTTGGGGCATCGCATATTGCCAGCGCCCTGACATTGCTGTCGCCCCGGCAGTGGGACAGGGTTTGTTCGGTGCTGCCGGTGGGGGGTAAAACCGGCACCATTGGCGATAAAATTCACAAGGTCGCACCGCTTTTGGCCATTCGCGATGATATTGACCGCTATATTGCGCTTTTGGAATTGTGGGACCCGGAAACACTGCGTCCATACGGGCGAGGGGATGAAAAGGCAGCGGTTTTCCATGTGCCGGGCGAGAAGTTTTCGCGCAATCGCAACCTCGATTACATCTCGGCCATGCAGGTGATGGATACGATGATGTATATGGTTGATGATGTGCTGACCAAGGTGGACCGGGCCTCGATGGCGGCGTCCTTGGAGGTGCGTGTGCCGTTGATGGATCACCGTGTGATCGAATTTGGCTGGCGGTTGCCGGCACATTTGAAAATTCATGACGGGACCGGCAAAATTGCACTACGGCGTATTTTGCAAAAATATGTGCCCGATGAATTGATCAACCGACCCAAAACCGGTTTTGGCGTGCCATTGGCCGAATGGTTGCGCGGACCATTACGTGATTGGGCGCAGGATTTGCTGGCGCGAACGGCCCTTTATGAAGATTTTGGCCTTGATCGCACGATTATTGAAACGGCGATGAAGGACCATCAGGCGGGTCGCACCAATAACGCCCATAAATTGTGGTCTGTTTTGATGTTATCGGCCTGGCAGCAGCGGTGGCTGTCGTAA
- a CDS encoding adenylate/guanylate cyclase domain-containing protein: MAQQSKQPGNVTALPGTNSALSGSGFVRSVNDWLMERALQDTDIDEVISGMVSRLVAAGLPVDRVMVGFKTLHPLYEGVSYIWSKPSGQVERSFHLGVRENNPDWNASPMKWMIENGVTFLRRHLIGPGAIIDFPVLKTFRELSGTDYLALVTPFVTDRDSELGENRIFMTYLTSRPSGFTDEDLAILSAIQRRFAVTCKMRIMHDETKTILETYLGSDAGHRVRNGQIKLGDSTKTRAVIWFSDMRNSTAMAAHVGDDAFLEQMNAFFAATAGAVLRHGGQVLRYIGDATLAIFPIRDDEGDLEQACHAALYAAAEAQMNIETLNRDRAQKDLPEFDYGLGMHVGDVVYGNVGVKERVDFTVVGRAANEASRIEKLTKQLGKRVLVSAQVAKFISCPTENIGEYELQGTGTRLSLYAPDFSEACQRLELLRAG, from the coding sequence ATGGCGCAGCAGAGCAAACAGCCAGGGAATGTGACCGCATTACCCGGAACAAATTCGGCCCTTTCGGGCAGCGGATTTGTGCGATCCGTTAATGACTGGCTGATGGAAAGGGCCTTGCAGGATACCGATATCGACGAGGTGATTTCCGGCATGGTGTCGCGCCTTGTGGCCGCTGGTTTGCCAGTTGACCGTGTTATGGTCGGTTTTAAAACCCTTCATCCGCTTTACGAAGGGGTCAGTTATATCTGGTCCAAGCCGAGCGGGCAGGTCGAACGCTCGTTTCATTTGGGGGTGCGCGAAAACAACCCGGACTGGAATGCCAGTCCAATGAAATGGATGATCGAAAACGGGGTAACGTTTTTACGCCGTCATTTGATCGGGCCCGGGGCGATCATTGATTTTCCGGTTTTGAAAACCTTCCGCGAACTCAGTGGCACGGATTATTTGGCACTGGTAACGCCCTTTGTCACGGATCGCGATAGCGAGCTGGGCGAAAACCGGATTTTCATGACCTATCTGACCAGCCGTCCCAGCGGGTTTACTGACGAAGATCTGGCCATTCTTTCGGCCATTCAGCGGCGTTTTGCCGTGACGTGCAAAATGCGCATCATGCACGATGAAACCAAAACCATATTGGAAACCTATTTGGGGTCGGATGCCGGGCATCGGGTGCGCAATGGGCAGATCAAGCTGGGTGACAGCACCAAAACCCGAGCCGTTATCTGGTTTTCGGATATGCGTAATTCTACCGCAATGGCGGCCCATGTGGGCGATGATGCGTTTTTGGAACAGATGAATGCCTTTTTTGCCGCAACGGCGGGTGCTGTTTTGCGGCATGGCGGGCAGGTGTTGCGTTATATCGGCGATGCCACCTTGGCGATTTTCCCGATCCGTGATGACGAGGGCGACCTGGAACAGGCCTGTCATGCGGCCCTATATGCTGCTGCTGAAGCCCAGATGAATATCGAAACGCTTAATCGTGATCGGGCGCAGAAGGATTTGCCCGAATTTGATTACGGGCTGGGAATGCATGTTGGCGATGTTGTTTATGGCAATGTCGGTGTTAAAGAACGGGTTGATTTTACCGTGGTGGGCCGGGCTGCGAACGAGGCATCGCGCATTGAAAAACTGACCAAACAGCTTGGCAAGCGGGTATTGGTGAGTGCGCAAGTGGCAAAATTCATTTCCTGCCCGACCGAAAATATCGGTGAATATGAATTGCAGGGTACCGGCACGCGTCTGAGCCTTTATGCCCCGGACTTTAGCGAAGCCTGCCAGCGGTTGGAATTGCTGCGCGCGGGCTGA
- a CDS encoding RNA polymerase sigma factor, whose translation MAPNFWPLWIAQRDILLRQCLRLMSGNMDDAQDALSEAMIKASVKFEDSMDEIRNHRAWLSRIVHNACIDLHRQNRRKADYNEETHSKEDNVLPGISRQEEATPEQNALTGETFSNLERALTDLPEKLRRPLLMRCVQDQSYDEIAENLGLSNCAVRKRVQLARDHLKGFDIR comes from the coding sequence ATGGCACCGAATTTCTGGCCGCTCTGGATCGCCCAGCGCGACATCCTGCTGCGCCAGTGCCTAAGGTTGATGTCGGGTAATATGGATGATGCGCAAGATGCCCTTTCCGAAGCGATGATAAAAGCATCCGTCAAATTTGAAGACTCGATGGACGAAATTCGCAACCATCGGGCGTGGCTGTCGCGCATTGTCCATAATGCCTGTATCGATTTGCATCGGCAAAACCGGCGCAAGGCCGACTATAATGAAGAAACCCACAGCAAAGAAGACAACGTACTGCCGGGTATCTCGCGCCAGGAAGAAGCCACACCAGAGCAAAATGCCCTGACCGGAGAGACCTTCTCCAATCTTGAACGCGCCCTAACCGACCTGCCGGAAAAGCTGCGCCGCCCGCTTTTGATGCGATGCGTACAAGATCAAAGCTATGACGAAATCGCCGAAAACCTGGGCCTGAGCAATTGTGCCGTGCGCAAACGGGTGCAGCTTGCCCGTGATCATTTGAAAGGATTTGATATACGATAA
- a CDS encoding ATP-binding protein, translated as MKRFLVRLWPRTLAAQLIALLLGAVVLTHVVLAVLLAEERQDAVLSERRGGALARVAAISRILSTTPRENWRDVLRVAQSPQVQLRLLNTPVEYGETTDVTRLLTERINASLGNPPVSAQVSFLSENECRRERDKEEKRQHELQDKRDRHHKDDDGDLKRKQHRFFGNISCDGPPVMGVAMPVFAVPAMPPPPAIKDGAPVGEKDPSSRSPKGSEQVPPAVPRAAEGMGQMPPEPRGEFALPPHLLAKTNTPVVWLDARINNFSPPPWVVFQSLVRVGLSAILIGIIAFFVARRITRPWKALAVAADRVGRGDFPEPVSEAGPLEIRHAARAFNRMTARLRRFIEDRTRMLAAISHDLRTPITSLRLRAEFVEDPENRRKIIETLNEMEQMVAAAMTFAREETADEKTRKIDVVALVEASCADLEETGHPVTFETKLEHFSYACRPLSIKRALGNLLANGLSYGENVFVTVAKADDGGLWIDVSDDGPGIPVDQRDRVFEPFFRLEQSRNQETGGIGLGLAIARTAIRAHGGEIYLEDAPQGGLKARIYLPAPV; from the coding sequence ATGAAGCGGTTTTTAGTTCGCCTTTGGCCCCGAACGCTGGCAGCCCAGTTGATCGCGTTATTATTGGGTGCGGTTGTATTGACCCATGTGGTGTTGGCGGTGTTGCTGGCCGAAGAACGCCAGGATGCGGTGTTGTCCGAACGGCGCGGCGGTGCGCTGGCGCGTGTTGCGGCGATTTCGCGCATTTTATCGACGACGCCGCGCGAAAACTGGCGCGATGTGTTGCGGGTTGCGCAAAGCCCGCAAGTTCAATTGCGTTTGCTAAATACCCCAGTGGAATATGGCGAAACAACCGATGTGACGCGTTTGCTGACAGAGCGGATCAATGCGTCCTTGGGAAATCCCCCAGTATCGGCCCAGGTCAGTTTCTTGTCAGAAAATGAGTGCCGGCGTGAACGCGACAAGGAAGAAAAACGCCAGCACGAATTACAAGACAAACGCGATCGGCATCACAAGGATGATGACGGAGATCTGAAGCGCAAACAGCATCGTTTTTTTGGGAACATTTCCTGCGATGGTCCGCCGGTTATGGGCGTTGCTATGCCGGTATTTGCCGTGCCTGCCATGCCGCCGCCACCCGCAATAAAGGATGGCGCGCCGGTTGGTGAAAAGGATCCTTCTTCCCGGTCCCCGAAGGGCTCTGAGCAGGTGCCCCCCGCTGTTCCCCGTGCGGCGGAAGGCATGGGGCAGATGCCACCTGAACCGCGCGGCGAGTTTGCCCTGCCGCCGCATCTTTTGGCCAAGACAAACACGCCGGTGGTGTGGCTTGATGCGCGCATCAATAATTTTTCGCCGCCGCCCTGGGTGGTGTTTCAAAGTCTGGTGCGGGTGGGGCTCTCGGCAATTCTGATTGGCATCATCGCGTTTTTTGTCGCCCGGCGCATAACTCGGCCGTGGAAGGCGCTGGCAGTTGCTGCGGACCGGGTTGGGCGCGGGGATTTTCCCGAGCCGGTTTCGGAAGCGGGCCCGCTTGAAATTCGTCATGCCGCGCGGGCCTTTAACCGCATGACGGCCCGTTTGCGGCGTTTTATTGAAGACCGAACCCGCATGCTGGCAGCAATTTCCCATGATTTACGCACCCCCATCACGAGTTTGCGCCTGCGGGCCGAATTTGTTGAAGATCCAGAAAATCGGCGTAAGATTATTGAAACCTTAAACGAGATGGAGCAAATGGTGGCGGCCGCCATGACATTTGCCCGCGAAGAAACCGCCGACGAAAAAACCCGCAAGATTGATGTGGTTGCATTGGTCGAAGCCAGTTGTGCTGACCTTGAAGAAACCGGTCATCCGGTTACATTTGAAACGAAACTTGAACATTTTTCCTATGCTTGCCGTCCCTTGTCGATCAAGCGGGCATTGGGCAATTTGCTGGCGAACGGGTTGTCTTATGGCGAAAATGTTTTTGTGACTGTGGCAAAGGCCGATGATGGCGGCCTGTGGATTGATGTCAGTGACGATGGGCCGGGGATTCCTGTTGATCAGCGCGACCGGGTGTTTGAGCCCTTTTTCAGGTTGGAACAGTCACGCAATCAGGAAACCGGCGGTATTGGTTTGGGTTTGGCGATTGCCCGTACCGCCATTCGGGCGCATGGCGGCGAGATTTATCTGGAAGATGCGCCACAGGGCGGGTTAAAGGCCCGGATTTATTTGCCTGCACCGGTTTGA
- a CDS encoding GNAT family acetyltransferase has product MTATEISAHPRTALLDDIPAITALWQETGLYRPYNPPAWDISFAISADNATLVVWEDVNGVIVGTVMMGHDGHRGWIYYLAVANSHQKSGLGRRLMRQGENWLREHGVWRMQLMVRSENGKVQDFYKHLGYRALDVTVMQKDIDTAPAERGGAFAPSGG; this is encoded by the coding sequence ATGACAGCCACCGAAATCAGCGCCCACCCCAGAACCGCATTGCTGGATGATATTCCAGCAATTACCGCTCTTTGGCAGGAAACCGGCCTGTATCGCCCCTACAATCCGCCCGCCTGGGACATTTCCTTTGCCATCAGCGCGGACAATGCCACGCTTGTGGTATGGGAAGATGTTAACGGTGTTATTGTCGGCACAGTCATGATGGGCCATGACGGGCATCGCGGCTGGATTTATTATCTTGCTGTCGCCAACAGCCACCAGAAAAGCGGCCTTGGCCGCCGCCTGATGCGCCAGGGGGAGAACTGGCTGCGCGAACATGGTGTCTGGCGCATGCAGCTTATGGTGCGTTCGGAAAACGGCAAGGTGCAGGATTTCTACAAACATCTGGGCTATCGCGCCCTTGATGTCACCGTCATGCAAAAGGATATCGACACCGCCCCGGCCGAACGCGGCGGTGCCTTTGCCCCAAGCGGCGGTTGA
- a CDS encoding Na/Pi cotransporter family protein — translation MQGKSVRRLLVVAALVLGAMLVLASPGRLWAAVQGAGDIAGTLTGATSANGDQVPQLRTGWMTVQLLGGLALFLYGMDHLAGALRVLAGSKLRLFLGKMTRNRFVAVISGAVITALLQSSSVTTVLVVGFVSAGLMTLAQSIAVIMGANIGSTLTAQIIAFQIDAIAPVLIAAGFAAMFFIPIERWAQMGRAVLGLGLLFFGMGMMGDAMEPLRHYDPFITAMAQMTNPVLGIAIAALFTALVQSSAATTGIVIVLAGQGLLGLDAGIALIFGANIGTCVTALLGTIGKNRDALRTAVAHVFFNVFGVLIWLPFIPFLADIVRDITPNYSGTGKADIAREIANAHSIFNILNVVLMIGFVPIMARLIKRLVPERKDAQAIADMRPKYLNNDMVHTPAAALAMMKQEVLHMGEIVRAMAKQGHHCLVQHDPRHLQGIAEQDDGVDALQEAIVAYAVRLRHEDAAPTDRARLEELVAVANNLEAIGDIVSKELVELLTRLSRLGREPDNETTDALLGLYRDAETALQASLRALEDEDGARAEALIAGKAAFSARLDQLQLAIAEKVGNSAEDVKLYRLEISVIERIHRLFTRTRRIARNTLHLAQNKAGLSGLAARDRTDDAA, via the coding sequence ATGCAGGGTAAATCTGTGCGCCGTTTGTTGGTTGTTGCGGCTTTGGTGCTGGGTGCGATGCTGGTGCTGGCTTCGCCGGGCCGTTTATGGGCGGCGGTGCAGGGGGCGGGCGACATTGCGGGCACCCTGACAGGCGCGACCAGTGCCAATGGTGATCAGGTGCCCCAACTTCGTACTGGCTGGATGACGGTGCAGTTATTGGGCGGGCTGGCCCTGTTTTTATATGGCATGGACCACCTTGCCGGGGCGCTAAGGGTGCTGGCCGGGTCGAAGCTGCGGTTGTTTTTGGGCAAAATGACGCGCAACCGTTTTGTCGCCGTGATCTCTGGCGCGGTGATTACGGCTTTGTTGCAATCATCCTCTGTGACAACGGTTTTGGTGGTGGGGTTTGTATCGGCCGGGTTGATGACCCTGGCGCAATCGATTGCCGTGATCATGGGGGCCAATATTGGCAGCACGTTAACCGCACAAATCATCGCCTTTCAAATTGATGCGATTGCCCCGGTTCTGATCGCGGCTGGGTTTGCCGCGATGTTCTTTATTCCGATTGAACGCTGGGCACAAATGGGCCGGGCGGTGCTGGGCCTGGGACTGTTGTTTTTCGGTATGGGCATGATGGGCGATGCAATGGAACCCTTGCGCCATTATGACCCGTTCATTACCGCAATGGCACAAATGACCAACCCGGTATTGGGCATTGCCATTGCCGCGCTTTTTACTGCCCTGGTGCAGTCCAGTGCGGCGACAACCGGGATTGTTATTGTGCTGGCCGGGCAGGGCCTTTTGGGCCTGGATGCCGGCATTGCCCTTATTTTCGGGGCCAATATCGGCACCTGTGTCACCGCCCTTTTGGGGACGATTGGCAAAAACCGTGATGCTTTGCGCACGGCGGTGGCTCATGTTTTCTTTAACGTTTTTGGTGTTCTGATCTGGTTGCCATTTATTCCGTTCCTGGCCGATATTGTGCGCGATATTACCCCGAATTACAGCGGTACGGGCAAGGCCGATATAGCCCGGGAGATCGCAAATGCGCACAGCATTTTCAACATTCTGAATGTTGTTTTGATGATCGGTTTTGTGCCGATAATGGCACGCCTGATCAAACGTCTGGTGCCCGAACGCAAGGATGCCCAGGCCATTGCCGATATGCGCCCGAAATATTTAAATAACGATATGGTCCACACCCCTGCAGCGGCCCTGGCTATGATGAAACAGGAAGTGCTGCATATGGGCGAAATTGTTCGGGCGATGGCAAAGCAGGGCCATCATTGCCTGGTGCAGCATGATCCGCGCCATTTGCAAGGCATTGCCGAACAGGATGATGGTGTGGATGCCCTGCAGGAGGCCATTGTGGCCTATGCCGTGCGCCTGCGCCACGAAGATGCCGCCCCAACCGACCGTGCAAGGCTAGAGGAACTGGTGGCTGTTGCCAATAATCTGGAAGCGATAGGCGATATTGTTAGCAAGGAACTGGTGGAGCTGTTAACTCGACTGTCCCGCCTTGGCCGTGAACCGGATAACGAAACAACAGATGCGCTGCTGGGTTTGTATCGGGATGCAGAAACGGCCTTACAGGCATCATTGCGGGCATTGGAAGACGAAGATGGCGCGCGTGCCGAGGCCCTGATTGCCGGGAAAGCCGCCTTTAGCGCCCGACTGGACCAATTGCAGTTGGCGATTGCTGAAAAGGTTGGCAACAGTGCCGAGGATGTGAAGCTATACCGCCTGGAAATTTCAGTGATTGAGCGCATCCACCGTTTGTTTACCCGCACCCGGCGCATTGCGCGCAACACCCTGCATTTGGCGCAAAATAAAGCAGGCCTGTCTGGCCTGGCGGCACGTGACAGGACAGATGATGCGGCCTAA
- the glpD gene encoding glycerol-3-phosphate dehydrogenase: MSGASHKAEAQLEKLAQDQGDYDLVVIGGGINGTGIARDAAGRGLRVLLCEMNDLASATSSASTKLIHGGLRYLEHYEFRLVREALKEREVLWGNAPHIIWPLRFVLPHVPGLRPTWMIRLGLFLYDHLGGRKKLPASEGINLASHEAGQPLRGDLRKGFVYSDCWVDDARLVVLNAMDARERGAEVLTRTECVGAQRSADGWDVTLRAKDNGATRKVRGKMVVNAAGPWCARLIDPENGTVDATQRASIRLVKGSHIVVPKLFDHDKCYIFQNPDGRIVFAIPYQHDFTLIGTTDVDYKGDPAQVKIDEGEISYLCALASSYFKTPVTPENVVWSYSGVRPLYGGESENASKVSRDYTLKLDDAGDKAPLLNVFGGKITTYRKLAEHALQIICRKLAHDDQAWTADAPLPGGELPGGDFDAALKHYGQRYDWMPTAMLHRLLRAYGTRIEKILHNAISLEGLGRCYGHDLYEAELRYLIDHEWAHDVEDVIWRRSKLGLRLNADEIAALRHRLSQEHVGVRAAQ; this comes from the coding sequence ATGTCAGGCGCATCGCACAAAGCAGAAGCACAGTTGGAAAAATTGGCGCAGGATCAGGGCGATTATGATCTGGTGGTGATTGGTGGCGGCATTAACGGCACCGGTATTGCCCGCGACGCAGCCGGGCGGGGCCTGCGCGTGTTGTTGTGTGAAATGAATGACCTTGCCAGTGCGACGTCCTCGGCCAGTACCAAGCTTATTCACGGTGGCCTGCGCTATCTGGAGCATTATGAATTCCGCCTGGTGCGCGAGGCCCTGAAGGAACGCGAAGTTCTGTGGGGTAATGCGCCGCATATCATTTGGCCGTTGCGCTTTGTGCTGCCGCATGTGCCGGGCCTGCGCCCGACATGGATGATCCGGCTGGGCCTGTTTTTATATGATCATTTGGGCGGGCGTAAAAAGCTGCCTGCCAGTGAAGGCATTAACCTTGCCAGCCACGAGGCTGGGCAGCCGTTGCGCGGCGATTTGCGCAAGGGATTTGTTTATTCCGATTGCTGGGTGGATGATGCCCGCCTGGTGGTTCTAAACGCGATGGATGCCAGGGAACGTGGTGCGGAGGTTTTAACCCGTACCGAATGTGTTGGGGCGCAGCGCAGTGCGGATGGCTGGGATGTGACCCTGCGTGCCAAGGATAACGGCGCAACCCGTAAGGTGCGCGGTAAAATGGTGGTCAATGCCGCCGGGCCGTGGTGTGCGCGGTTGATCGACCCGGAAAATGGCACGGTCGATGCAACCCAGCGGGCCTCGATCCGGTTGGTGAAGGGCAGCCATATTGTGGTGCCCAAGCTGTTTGACCACGATAAATGCTATATTTTCCAGAACCCCGATGGTCGCATTGTTTTTGCCATTCCCTATCAGCATGATTTTACGCTGATCGGCACCACCGATGTGGACTACAAAGGCGACCCGGCACAGGTGAAAATTGACGAAGGCGAAATTTCCTATTTGTGCGCGCTTGCCAGCAGTTATTTCAAAACGCCGGTAACGCCGGAAAATGTTGTCTGGAGCTATTCCGGGGTGCGGCCGCTTTATGGCGGCGAAAGCGAAAATGCCTCCAAGGTATCGCGGGATTATACCCTGAAGCTGGATGATGCCGGGGATAAGGCCCCGCTTTTGAATGTGTTTGGTGGCAAAATTACCACCTACCGCAAGCTGGCCGAACATGCCTTGCAAATCATTTGCCGCAAACTGGCACATGATGACCAGGCCTGGACGGCCGACGCACCGCTGCCCGGTGGCGAATTGCCGGGAGGGGATTTTGACGCTGCCTTAAAACATTATGGCCAGCGTTATGACTGGATGCCCACCGCAATGTTGCACCGTTTGTTGCGCGCCTATGGCACCCGGATCGAGAAGATTTTGCACAATGCCATATCTCTTGAGGGGCTGGGCCGGTGTTATGGACATGATCTGTATGAAGCCGAATTGCGCTACCTGATCGATCACGAATGGGCGCATGATGTGGAAGATGTCATCTGGCGGCGTTCCAAGCTGGGCTTGCGCCTGAATGCGGATGAAATTGCCGCGCTCAGGCACCGTCTGTCACAGGAACATGTTGGGGTGCGTGCTGCCCAGTAA